Proteins encoded in a region of the Neodiprion lecontei isolate iyNeoLeco1 chromosome 5, iyNeoLeco1.1, whole genome shotgun sequence genome:
- the LOC107227332 gene encoding laccase isoform X2: MTSMAVNRFAVLLTLLIILASFANAGHGNRGLHKAPIDYSRGHVQLSTPMECLRPCRENEPPKICYYHFTLEIYSAQGLACSLCTPNMTNDLDDTCQCVTADGVERTILTVNRMLPGPSIQVCQGDKIVIDVKNLMQGMETSIHWHGIYQTGTPYQDGVPFVTQCPIATGLTHRYQFMATNQGTHFWHSHDALQKMDGLYGSLIVREPPQSDPNSHLYDYDTPSTVMLISDWSHLEATEHYPGLLDTPGQTAEAVLIHGRGQWINQTSKVRTTSPLAVYTVKQGKRYRFRMINAFCTVCPAELSFQNHDMTVIASDGEHLQPVSASILTSYAGERYDFIIDASQAVGTYWIRVRAVGECSGPAVQQYGILRYEGGPDLPTSEQPLYSQSFAQGLILNSASSNVCSTSTQPIDGNLCASGFRSALPVDEEILKSVPDFKFYLPSGFVIFPNTEVFTPNTYLQYYVPPQPVAIASVINNISFVSPPAPLISQRNHIPLKSICNGENLPKNCDGSYCACTHVLSVPLNAVVEIVFCDTVPQSGLSHPFHLHGNAFRIIGMGASADPSVTVLNATTIRDLDRRGLLVRNFDQPPAKDTAIIPSNGYLITRFLANNPGYWLYHCHFVFHSITGMEVVIQVGDVIDIPPVPRNFPTCGDYLPKISPISK; the protein is encoded by the exons CTCCAATCGACTATTCGAGAGGCCATGTCCAGTTATCGACGCCAATGGAATGTCTGCGACCGTGTCGTGAGAATGAACCACCTAAGATTTGCTATTATCACTTCACCCTGGAGATCTATAGTGCCCAAGGATT GGCTTGCAGCCTGTGTACTCCCAACATGACGAATGACCTGGATGACACTTGTCAATGCGTCACTGCTGACGGCGTGGAAAGAACCATTCTAACCGTGAACAGAATGTTACCTGGACCCTCGATTCAGGTTTGTCAGGGTGACAAGATCGTCATTGACGTTAAGAATTTAATGCAAGGCATGGAAACCTCCATTCATTGGCATGGAATATATCAGACAGGAACACCTTACCAAGATGGAGTACCTTTCGTGACTCAATGCCCTATTGCGACCGGACTGACGCACAG ATATCAGTTTATGGCCACAAATCAAGGCACACACTTTTGGCACTCTCAtgatgctctacaaaaaatgGATGGCTTATACGGTTCCTTGATCGTTCGTGAACCACCCCAATCGGATCCCAACAGCCATCTCTACGACTACGATACACCGTCGACAGTCATGCTAATTAGCGACTGGTCGCACCTAGAGGCTACTGAACATTATCCAGGACTTCTGGATACCCCGGGTCAGACCGCGGAGGCAGTACTGATACATGGAAGAGGACAGTGGATA AATCAGACTAGCAAGGTTAGAACCACTTCGCCACTGGCGGTGTATACAGTGAAACAGGGTAAAAGATATCGATTTAGAATGATCAATGCTTTCTGCACGGTTTGTCCTGCTGAATTAAGTTTCCAGAATCATGACATGACCGTCATCGCATCAGACGGAGAACATTTGCAGCCCGTTAGTGCTTCCATCTTAACATCGTACGCAG GAGAGCGATACGATTTTATAATAGACGCCAGTCAAGCGGTGGGCACCTATTGGATTCGAGTACGTGCTGTCGGGGAATGCAGTGGTCCAGCTGTTCAGCAATACGGTATTCTTCGCTACGAAGGTGGGCCTGATCTCCCCACTTCTGAACAACCACTGTACAGTCAAAGCTTCGCCCAGGGACTC ATCCTCAATTCGGCGAGCTCAAACGTCTGTTCCACCTCGACGCAACCGATTGACGGTAATTTGTGCGCGAGCGGATTTAGAAGTGCCCTTCCCGTGGACGAGGAGATTCTTAAATCGGTCCCAGACTTCAAATTCTACCTGCCATCAGGGTTCGTGATATTCCCAAATACGGAAGTATTCACACCGAACACTTACCTACAATATTACG TTCCCCCACAACCTGTTGCCATCGCATCAGTTATTAACAACATCTCGTTCGTTTCTCCACCCGCACCACTGATTTCCCAGCGTAACCACATTCCCTTGAAATCAATCTGCAATGGAGAAAATCTCCCCAAAAATTGTGATGGGTCTTATTGCGCCTGCACACATGTCCTGAGCGTACCCTTGAATGCCGTTGTCGAAATCGTCTTCTGTGACACAG TTCCGCAATCCGGTCTCTCCCATCCATTTCATTTACACGGGAACGCCTTCCGCATCATTGGCATGGGTGCATCCGCCGACCCAAGCGTCACGGTACTGAATGCGACAACCATTCGTGATCTCGACAGGAGGGGTCTTCTGGTTAGGAACTTTGATCAGCCTCCTGCCAAAGATACCGCCATAATACCTTCTAACGGATACTTGATTACGAGATTCCTTGCTAATAATCCTG GCTACTGGCTATACCACTGCCATTTCGTGTTCCACTCGATCACCGGCATGGAGGTTGTCATACAAGTCGGTGATGTGATAGATATTCCACCAGTCCCACGAAACTTCCCCACTTGCGGGGACTACTTGCCGAAAATATCGCCTATCAGCAAATAA
- the LOC107227328 gene encoding putative laccase-11: MLHSSNLQLCNTKEPHLFPVLPRPSYDEGFLGAEVLDYLTTLQETNKPKRVVGGIIASALKARTSIDRETYSDFNNTEIKNALPVNEDIRGKPDIQVVVPFSLMALDDDKFWTSNNYDLTPERYTIAAGIGNISHVSPTSPLLSQIEDIQPETFCNQRNLPTATYGVNRCTHVVNIALGSLVEIVAVDLTLGGALYHPLHLHAYQYYFIGMGSNPDPVTCPDFNATVFQILDKKGLIPRNYFNPSLKDSSTLTSRGYLILRLRASNLGYWLLHCHFDYHMINGMQMILHVGERKDLPPIPSKFPKCGNYKPLIKHMH; encoded by the exons ATGTTGCATTCTAG CAATTTGCAATTATGCAATACGAAGGAGCCCCACCTATTCCCAGTACTCCCAAGACCCTCATACGACGAAGGTTTCCTTGGAGCAGAGGTCCTGGACTATCTCACCACTCTGCAGGAAACAAACAAACCAAAACGAGTTGTAGGAGGAATA ATTGCATCCGCTTTGAAAGCAAGGACTTCCATTGACAGAGAAACTTACAGTGACTTCAAcaatacagaaataaaaaatgcactTCCAGTCAACGAAGATATACGTGGCAAACCAGACATCCAAGTCGTAGTACCGTTCAGCCTCATGGCATTGGATGATGACAAATTCTGGACGTCCAATAATTACGACC TCACGCCAGAGCGCTATACGATTGCGGCAGGCATCGGTAATATCTCACACGTCAGTCCGACATCACCGCTATTATCGCAAATCGAAGATATTCAACCAGAAACATTCTGCAATCAACGCAATCTTCCTACTGCAACTTATGGAGTCAACAGGTGCACGCACGTGGTGAACATTGCATTGGGTTCCCTCGTTGAGATTGTCGCCGTCGACCTAACAC tGGGTGGAGCACTGTACCATCCTCTGCATCTCCATGCATACCAATATTACTTCATCGGTATGGGGTCGAATCCGGATCCGGTCACATGTCCGGACTTCAATGCAACggtgtttcaaattttggaCAAGAAGGGTTTAATCCccagaaattatttcaatccgTCATTGAAAGATTCAAGTACACTAACCAGCCGCGGTTACCTGATTTTAAGACTGCGCGCATCTAATCTTG GCTACTGGCTACTTCACTGTCACTTCGATTACCACATGATCAACGGCATGCAGATGATTTTGCACGTTGGTGAACGAAAAGATCTTCCGCCAATTCCTTCAAAATTTCCTAAATGCGGAAATTACAAACCCCTCATCAAACATATGCATTAA
- the LOC107227330 gene encoding laccase-2: MRFIRGRIQQSNRSKMVSTNRKSFVKHPSYVQQYRFFAHTLLIFGMINVDLPQVQSARPFNGSMEMDNSRYLSTPQECARQCTEGESPKTCYYYFTVEIYNILGTACELCTPGPNNSLTNECQCVTSDGVATTVLTVNRMVPGPSIQVCLGDKVIVDVLNKMEGMELTIHWHGVHQEKSPFYDGVPFVTQCPIFQGNTFRYQWIAGNAGTHFWHSHTGLQDMDGIYGNLIIRQPPNQDPNSHLYDYDLSEHIVLINDIFHEMPTNRFPGLVNRRGLDAPVSALINGKGQYTNSTTGNTTETPLEFFHVSAGKKYRFRLITAFTTPCPAQLTVEGHKLTVIATDGQSVEPRVVDSIVSLAGERYDFIIFANQTPRAYWIQLRAIGGCNSSEIQQVAILSYHINGNYSTPRSKPPTYNPGLPTGLALNQLGSNCNKTQTNMLCVGDLRKAGFVDESILKPNPDVKVWLPVRFMAYTTEQLFQAHTYKSFLLPPPYVESTSLVNNRSFSYPTSPLLSQRKDIPASDICDHETTPANCGSPCFCTYLINCPLDSVVEVIIFDEGAVTDLSHPFHIHGYAFSVIGQGESPEPNATYLTLDQIQELDRKGLLHRQFDRPPSKDAIAVGPATYVILRFRANNPGYWLFHCHYTFHLAIGMSVIFNVGEPSDLPPIPRGFPVCGNHLPPMKFAGDNSVY; the protein is encoded by the exons ATGAGATTCATTCGGGGCAGAATACAA CAGTCGAACCGTTCGAAGATGGTATCAACGAATCGAAAAAGTTTTGTAAAACACCCAAGTTACGTTCAGCAATACCGCTTCTTCGCCCACACATTACTAATATTCGGAATGATCAACGTCGATCTTCCACAAGTTCAATCTGCCCGACCATTTAATG GGTCGATGGAAATGGATAACTCTCGATATTTGTCAACACCGCAGGAATGCGCACGTCAATGCACAGAAGGGGAATCGCCAAAAACCTGCTACTATTATTTTACGGTAGAAATATACAACATTCTTGGCAC AGCCTGCGAACTCTGTACACCTGGCCCAAACAACTCACTGACGAATGAGTGTCAATGCGTGACTTCCGATGGCGTGGCGACGACCGTTCTAACCGTGAACAGAATGGTACCTGGCCCCAGTATCCAGGTGTGCTTGGGTGACAAGGTCATCGTCGATGTCCTGAACAAGATGGAAGGCATGGAACTCACGATTCACTGGCACGGGGTTCATCAGGAAAAATCGCCGTTCTACGACGGTGTACCTTTCGTAACTCAATGCCCGATTTTTCAAGGAAATACCTTCAG GTATCAATGGATTGCCGGAAACGCCGGTACACACTTTTGGCATTCCCATACCGGTCTTCAAGATATGGATGGCATTTACGGGAATCTAATTATTCGGCAGCCACCCAACCAAGACCCTAACAGCCACCTTTACGACTACGATTTATCGGAGCACATTGTGCTTATTAATGATATATTTCACGAAATGCCTACTAACCGATTCCCAGGGCTGGTGAACAGAAGAGGACTCGACGCGCCAGTGTCAGCTTTAATTAATGGAAAAGGACAGTACACG AATTCAACTACTGGTAACACAACCGAAACGccgttggaattttttcacgtttcggCGGGGAAAAAATACAGATTCAGATTGATCACTGCTTTCACGACTCCATGTCCTGCTCAACTCACAGTCGAAGGACACAAGCTGACCGTGATAGCCACGGATGGTCAATCGGTCGAACCTAGGGTCGTCGATAGTATTGTTTCTTTGGCAG GTGAGCGATacgattttatcattttcgcCAACCAAACACCTCGTGCCTATTGGATTCAATTACGTGCCATCGGCGGATGCAACAGCTCTGAAATTCAGCAAGTAGCAATTCTCAGCTACCATATAAATGGAAACTACAGCACACCTCGTTCCAAGCCGCCGACATACAATCCGGGACTTCCAACGGGACTG GCCCTCAATCAACTGGGTTCCAACTGCAATAAGACGCAAACAAACATGCTGTGCGTTGGGGATCTTCGGAAAGCAGGATTCGTCGACGAAAGTATCCTGAAGCCAAACCCCGATGTCAAAGTCTGGTTGCCGGTTCGTTTTATGGCATACACGACGGAGCAACTCTTTCAGGCCCACACCTATAAGTCGTTTTTGC TTCCACCGCCCTACGTTGAAAGCACATCGTTAGTCAACAACAGGTCATTCTCTTATCCGACGTCACCACTTTTGTCCCAAAGGAAGGATATACCAGCGTCAGATATTTGTGACCATGAAACAACTCCAGCTAATTGTGGTTCGCCCTGCTTTTGCACATACTTGATTAATTGTCCACTGGATTCCGTGGTTGAAGTGATCATCTTTGATGAAG GTGCGGTGACCGATCTGTCTCATCCGTTTCATATACATGGGTACGCCTTCAGCGTGATTGGCCAAGGTGAATCGCCGGAACCTAATGCAACCTACCTCACCTTAGATCAGATTCAAGAATTGGACAGAAAGGGACTACTTCATAGGCAGTTCGACAGACCGCCTTCCAAGGACGCCATCGCTGTGGGACCGGCTACCTACGTCATCTTAAGATTCCGTGCTAATAACCCAG GCTACTGGCTATTCCACTGTCATTACACGTTCCACTTAGCGATCGGCATGTCTGTTATCTTCAACGTTGGCGAACCCTCAGATCTGCCGCCGATTCCACGAGGTTTTCCGGTTTGCGGTAATCATCTACCTCCCATGAAGTTTGCCGGAGACAATTCGGTCTACTGA
- the LOC107227332 gene encoding laccase isoform X1 produces MISMALNRFAVLLTLLMILASFANAGHGNRRMHKAPIDYSRGHVQLSTPMECLRPCRENEPPKICYYHFTLEIYSAQGLACSLCTPNMTNDLDDTCQCVTADGVERTILTVNRMLPGPSIQVCQGDKIVIDVKNLMQGMETSIHWHGIYQTGTPYQDGVPFVTQCPIATGLTHRYQFMATNQGTHFWHSHDALQKMDGLYGSLIVREPPQSDPNSHLYDYDTPSTVMLISDWSHLEATEHYPGLLDTPGQTAEAVLIHGRGQWINQTSKVRTTSPLAVYTVKQGKRYRFRMINAFCTVCPAELSFQNHDMTVIASDGEHLQPVSASILTSYAGERYDFIIDASQAVGTYWIRVRAVGECSGPAVQQYGILRYEGGPDLPTSEQPLYSQSFAQGLILNSASSNVCSTSTQPIDGNLCASGFRSALPVDEEILKSVPDFKFYLPSGFVIFPNTEVFTPNTYLQYYVPPQPVAIASVINNISFVSPPAPLISQRNHIPLKSICNGENLPKNCDGSYCACTHVLSVPLNAVVEIVFCDTVPQSGLSHPFHLHGNAFRIIGMGASADPSVTVLNATTIRDLDRRGLLVRNFDQPPAKDTAIIPSNGYLITRFLANNPGYWLYHCHFVFHSITGMEVVIQVGDVIDIPPVPRNFPTCGDYLPKISPISK; encoded by the exons ATGATTTCGATGGCTCTAAATCGATTTGCCGTCTTATTGACGTTACTTATGATCCTGGCCAGTTTTGCAAATGCTGGTCACGGTAATCGTCGAATGCATAAAG CTCCAATCGACTATTCGAGAGGCCATGTCCAGTTATCGACGCCAATGGAATGTCTGCGACCGTGTCGTGAGAATGAACCACCTAAGATTTGCTATTATCACTTCACCCTGGAGATCTATAGTGCCCAAGGATT GGCTTGCAGCCTGTGTACTCCCAACATGACGAATGACCTGGATGACACTTGTCAATGCGTCACTGCTGACGGCGTGGAAAGAACCATTCTAACCGTGAACAGAATGTTACCTGGACCCTCGATTCAGGTTTGTCAGGGTGACAAGATCGTCATTGACGTTAAGAATTTAATGCAAGGCATGGAAACCTCCATTCATTGGCATGGAATATATCAGACAGGAACACCTTACCAAGATGGAGTACCTTTCGTGACTCAATGCCCTATTGCGACCGGACTGACGCACAG ATATCAGTTTATGGCCACAAATCAAGGCACACACTTTTGGCACTCTCAtgatgctctacaaaaaatgGATGGCTTATACGGTTCCTTGATCGTTCGTGAACCACCCCAATCGGATCCCAACAGCCATCTCTACGACTACGATACACCGTCGACAGTCATGCTAATTAGCGACTGGTCGCACCTAGAGGCTACTGAACATTATCCAGGACTTCTGGATACCCCGGGTCAGACCGCGGAGGCAGTACTGATACATGGAAGAGGACAGTGGATA AATCAGACTAGCAAGGTTAGAACCACTTCGCCACTGGCGGTGTATACAGTGAAACAGGGTAAAAGATATCGATTTAGAATGATCAATGCTTTCTGCACGGTTTGTCCTGCTGAATTAAGTTTCCAGAATCATGACATGACCGTCATCGCATCAGACGGAGAACATTTGCAGCCCGTTAGTGCTTCCATCTTAACATCGTACGCAG GAGAGCGATACGATTTTATAATAGACGCCAGTCAAGCGGTGGGCACCTATTGGATTCGAGTACGTGCTGTCGGGGAATGCAGTGGTCCAGCTGTTCAGCAATACGGTATTCTTCGCTACGAAGGTGGGCCTGATCTCCCCACTTCTGAACAACCACTGTACAGTCAAAGCTTCGCCCAGGGACTC ATCCTCAATTCGGCGAGCTCAAACGTCTGTTCCACCTCGACGCAACCGATTGACGGTAATTTGTGCGCGAGCGGATTTAGAAGTGCCCTTCCCGTGGACGAGGAGATTCTTAAATCGGTCCCAGACTTCAAATTCTACCTGCCATCAGGGTTCGTGATATTCCCAAATACGGAAGTATTCACACCGAACACTTACCTACAATATTACG TTCCCCCACAACCTGTTGCCATCGCATCAGTTATTAACAACATCTCGTTCGTTTCTCCACCCGCACCACTGATTTCCCAGCGTAACCACATTCCCTTGAAATCAATCTGCAATGGAGAAAATCTCCCCAAAAATTGTGATGGGTCTTATTGCGCCTGCACACATGTCCTGAGCGTACCCTTGAATGCCGTTGTCGAAATCGTCTTCTGTGACACAG TTCCGCAATCCGGTCTCTCCCATCCATTTCATTTACACGGGAACGCCTTCCGCATCATTGGCATGGGTGCATCCGCCGACCCAAGCGTCACGGTACTGAATGCGACAACCATTCGTGATCTCGACAGGAGGGGTCTTCTGGTTAGGAACTTTGATCAGCCTCCTGCCAAAGATACCGCCATAATACCTTCTAACGGATACTTGATTACGAGATTCCTTGCTAATAATCCTG GCTACTGGCTATACCACTGCCATTTCGTGTTCCACTCGATCACCGGCATGGAGGTTGTCATACAAGTCGGTGATGTGATAGATATTCCACCAGTCCCACGAAACTTCCCCACTTGCGGGGACTACTTGCCGAAAATATCGCCTATCAGCAAATAA
- the LOC107227331 gene encoding laccase-4 isoform X1 — protein sequence MGLSKGNDYIMISNVLYRFALFATPLLIMSSFADANHVLDRCDSEKHEVLSTPHECARPCIDGEKPKTCYYQFYLESYVTMGQACEYCLPNITNQLNATCQCVTADGVERAVLTVNRMIPGPSIQVCKGDYVVIDAVNLMSGQAMSIHWHGILQDGSQYYDGVPFVTQCPIADGNSFRYQWLAGNEGTHFWHAHHGSQRIDGLYGSIIVRTEKSFHRNMYDYDRPQDVIMLSDWFHVSASEHWPGTQVVNMGQNPDSLLIEGLGQYTDPATGNTTTTPLAVYKVKPGKRYRMRCIVATSMHCPYEFSIEGHRLLLIATDGVNIEPTWVDSIMSTGGERYDFVLFPKKNYSQKSYWIRLRTLDPCAGIQQFAVLQHKGGPDLPSSPRPVYNESFVTNGVVANAMNVNCSDNNRTELCVSDFRTTISYDNNIGDEPDFKHAVAFNFTAWLPADLYKPNSYGRFLMVAKDVPLSANLGQLSYVGPPSPVLSQFEDVPPDVFCNETHRPVPVGGVSMCTNMMNIPLGALCEFIVYDPSATTGLNHPMHLHGYHFHVVGMGLNPGKYPVLNNTVIHIYDKQNLLPRNFINPVLKDTVTIPSRGYVIIRFPANNPGFWLFHCHFDFHMITGMQMILHVGEQKDLPPVPPGFPKCSDYKPPIESVYEMKYL from the exons ATGGGTTTGTCTAAGGGAAACGACTACATCATGATTTCAAACGTCCTGTATCGGTTTGCCCTCTTTGCGACACCCCTTCTCATCATGTCCAGCTTTGCGGATGCTAATCACG TCCTTGATCGTTGCGATTCCGAAAAACATGAAGTTCTATCGACGCCTCACGAATGTGCCCGCCCGTGTATCGATGGTGAGAAACCCAAGACCTGCTACTATCAATTCTACCTGGAGTCCTACGTGACCATGGGGCA AGCCTGTGAATACTGTTTGCCCAACATTACCAATCAACTGAACGCTACCTGCCAATGCGTAACCGCAGATGGTGTGGAGCGAGCCGTACTGACTGTGAACAGGATGATTCCTGGACCTAGCATCCAGGTCTGCAAGGGAGATTACGTCGTCATTGATGCCGTGAACCTAATGAGCGGTCAAGCAATGAGCATTCACTGGCATGGAATTCTTCAAGACGGCAGCCAGTACTACGACGGAGTACCCTTTGTAACCCAATGCCCCATTGCGGATGGGAACTCATTCAG ATATCAATGGCTTGCCGGTAACGAAGGTACGCATTTTTGGCACGCGCATCACGGATCTCAAAGAATAGACGGCCTTTACGGGAGCATAATTGTTCGTACAGAAAAATCTTTCCATCGCAATATGTACGATTACGACAGACCGCAAGATGTGATAATGTTAAGTGACTGGTTCCATGTAAGTGCCTCCGAACATTGGCCAGGAACTCAAGTTGTAAACATGGGTCAAAATCCGGATTCGTTACTCATAGAGGGATTAGGACAATACACG GATCCAGCCACCGGCAACACAACCACTACACCACTAGCAGTCTATAAAGTGAAACCAGGAAAAAGATATAGGATGAGATGTATCGTGGCCACCAGTATGCACTGTCCATATGAGTTCAGTATCGAAGGGCATAGACTATTGTTAATCGCTACCGACGGAGTGAACATTGAGCCTACCTGGGTCGATAGCATCATGTCTACTGGAG GTGAGAGGTACGATTTCGTGTTATTTCctaaaaaaaactattctcAAAAATCGTATTGGATTCGATTACGTACTTTGGATCCATGCGCTGGAATTCAGCAATTTGCTGTTCTTCAACACAAAGGAGGCCCAGACCTTCCCAGTTCTCCGAGACCCGTATACAACGAAAGCTTCGTTACGAATGGAGTA GTTGCAAACGCCATGAATGTCAACTGTTCTGATAATAATCGCACTGAATTGTGCGTCAGCGATTTTCGGACTACCATTTCGTACGATAACAACATAGGTGATGAACCGGACTTCAAACACGCGGTAGCGTTCAACTTCACGGCTTGGCTACCCGCTGATCTCTATAAACCCAATTCTTATGGGCGTTTTTTAA tGGTGGCAAAAGATGTTCCACTTTCGGCGAACCTCGGTCAGCTGTCATACGTCGGACCGCCATCACCGGTGCTATCGCAATTCGAAGATGTTCCACCGGACGTATTCTGCAATGAGACCCATCGTCCAGTTCCAGTTGGTGGAGTAAGCATGTGCACGAACATGATGAACATTCCACTAGGTGCCCTCTGTGAGTTCATAGTCTACGACCCATCAG CAACTACGGGTCTGAACCATCCCATGCATCTCCATGGATACCATTTCCACGTCGTCGGTATGGGGCTTAATCCGGGAAAGTATCCGGTACTCAACAATACAGTAATACATATTTACGACAAACAGAACCTGCTCCccagaaattttatcaaccCGGTGCTGAAAGATACAGTTACAATACCCTCTCGTGGTTATGTGATTATTCGATTTCCCGCTAATAATCCGG GCTTCTGGCTATTTCACTGTCATTTCGATTTCCACATGATCACTGGCATGCAAATGATACTCCACGTTGGTGAACAAAAGGATCTCCCACCAGTTCCTCCAGGCTTTCCTAAATGCAGCGATTACAAACCTCCCATCGAATCTgtgtatgaaatgaaatacttGTGA
- the LOC107227331 gene encoding laccase-4 isoform X2, which translates to MGLSKGNDYIMISNVLYRFALFATPLLIMSSFADANHVLSTPHECARPCIDGEKPKTCYYQFYLESYVTMGQACEYCLPNITNQLNATCQCVTADGVERAVLTVNRMIPGPSIQVCKGDYVVIDAVNLMSGQAMSIHWHGILQDGSQYYDGVPFVTQCPIADGNSFRYQWLAGNEGTHFWHAHHGSQRIDGLYGSIIVRTEKSFHRNMYDYDRPQDVIMLSDWFHVSASEHWPGTQVVNMGQNPDSLLIEGLGQYTDPATGNTTTTPLAVYKVKPGKRYRMRCIVATSMHCPYEFSIEGHRLLLIATDGVNIEPTWVDSIMSTGGERYDFVLFPKKNYSQKSYWIRLRTLDPCAGIQQFAVLQHKGGPDLPSSPRPVYNESFVTNGVVANAMNVNCSDNNRTELCVSDFRTTISYDNNIGDEPDFKHAVAFNFTAWLPADLYKPNSYGRFLMVAKDVPLSANLGQLSYVGPPSPVLSQFEDVPPDVFCNETHRPVPVGGVSMCTNMMNIPLGALCEFIVYDPSATTGLNHPMHLHGYHFHVVGMGLNPGKYPVLNNTVIHIYDKQNLLPRNFINPVLKDTVTIPSRGYVIIRFPANNPGFWLFHCHFDFHMITGMQMILHVGEQKDLPPVPPGFPKCSDYKPPIESVYEMKYL; encoded by the exons ATGGGTTTGTCTAAGGGAAACGACTACATCATGATTTCAAACGTCCTGTATCGGTTTGCCCTCTTTGCGACACCCCTTCTCATCATGTCCAGCTTTGCGGATGCTAATCACG TTCTATCGACGCCTCACGAATGTGCCCGCCCGTGTATCGATGGTGAGAAACCCAAGACCTGCTACTATCAATTCTACCTGGAGTCCTACGTGACCATGGGGCA AGCCTGTGAATACTGTTTGCCCAACATTACCAATCAACTGAACGCTACCTGCCAATGCGTAACCGCAGATGGTGTGGAGCGAGCCGTACTGACTGTGAACAGGATGATTCCTGGACCTAGCATCCAGGTCTGCAAGGGAGATTACGTCGTCATTGATGCCGTGAACCTAATGAGCGGTCAAGCAATGAGCATTCACTGGCATGGAATTCTTCAAGACGGCAGCCAGTACTACGACGGAGTACCCTTTGTAACCCAATGCCCCATTGCGGATGGGAACTCATTCAG ATATCAATGGCTTGCCGGTAACGAAGGTACGCATTTTTGGCACGCGCATCACGGATCTCAAAGAATAGACGGCCTTTACGGGAGCATAATTGTTCGTACAGAAAAATCTTTCCATCGCAATATGTACGATTACGACAGACCGCAAGATGTGATAATGTTAAGTGACTGGTTCCATGTAAGTGCCTCCGAACATTGGCCAGGAACTCAAGTTGTAAACATGGGTCAAAATCCGGATTCGTTACTCATAGAGGGATTAGGACAATACACG GATCCAGCCACCGGCAACACAACCACTACACCACTAGCAGTCTATAAAGTGAAACCAGGAAAAAGATATAGGATGAGATGTATCGTGGCCACCAGTATGCACTGTCCATATGAGTTCAGTATCGAAGGGCATAGACTATTGTTAATCGCTACCGACGGAGTGAACATTGAGCCTACCTGGGTCGATAGCATCATGTCTACTGGAG GTGAGAGGTACGATTTCGTGTTATTTCctaaaaaaaactattctcAAAAATCGTATTGGATTCGATTACGTACTTTGGATCCATGCGCTGGAATTCAGCAATTTGCTGTTCTTCAACACAAAGGAGGCCCAGACCTTCCCAGTTCTCCGAGACCCGTATACAACGAAAGCTTCGTTACGAATGGAGTA GTTGCAAACGCCATGAATGTCAACTGTTCTGATAATAATCGCACTGAATTGTGCGTCAGCGATTTTCGGACTACCATTTCGTACGATAACAACATAGGTGATGAACCGGACTTCAAACACGCGGTAGCGTTCAACTTCACGGCTTGGCTACCCGCTGATCTCTATAAACCCAATTCTTATGGGCGTTTTTTAA tGGTGGCAAAAGATGTTCCACTTTCGGCGAACCTCGGTCAGCTGTCATACGTCGGACCGCCATCACCGGTGCTATCGCAATTCGAAGATGTTCCACCGGACGTATTCTGCAATGAGACCCATCGTCCAGTTCCAGTTGGTGGAGTAAGCATGTGCACGAACATGATGAACATTCCACTAGGTGCCCTCTGTGAGTTCATAGTCTACGACCCATCAG CAACTACGGGTCTGAACCATCCCATGCATCTCCATGGATACCATTTCCACGTCGTCGGTATGGGGCTTAATCCGGGAAAGTATCCGGTACTCAACAATACAGTAATACATATTTACGACAAACAGAACCTGCTCCccagaaattttatcaaccCGGTGCTGAAAGATACAGTTACAATACCCTCTCGTGGTTATGTGATTATTCGATTTCCCGCTAATAATCCGG GCTTCTGGCTATTTCACTGTCATTTCGATTTCCACATGATCACTGGCATGCAAATGATACTCCACGTTGGTGAACAAAAGGATCTCCCACCAGTTCCTCCAGGCTTTCCTAAATGCAGCGATTACAAACCTCCCATCGAATCTgtgtatgaaatgaaatacttGTGA